In the genome of Crassaminicella thermophila, the window GAGGAGCCGAGAGCATTATTGTCCCGGAGGAAGAATTTTCTATAGATGAAGTATGTAAAAGACTTATCCAAGGAAAAAATAGAGGGAAATTACATAGCATTATTATTTTGGCAGAGGGTGCTTCAAAAAATTCATATGCTATTGCTAAGGAGATTGAAGAAAAAACAGGGATAGAAGTAAGAATTACCATTCTTGGCCATATACAAAGAGGTGGAAGTCCAACTGCATTTGATAGAATATTAGCAAGTCAAATGGGGAGCAAGGCTGTAGATTTATTAATCCAAGGGAAAAAAAGTAGGGCAGTTGGTATAAAGGGAAATGAAATTTGTGATTTTGATATATTAGAAGCCCTTTCAATGAAAAAAAAGATGAATAAAGATTTATATGCATTAACAAAAATATTATCTATATAAAAATGGAGGAGATTTACTTATGAGAAAGACGAAAATAGTTTGTACCATTGGACCGGCAAGTGAAAATAAAGAAACTTTAATGGAATTAATGAAAAGCGGTATGAATGTAACAAGACTTAATTTTTCTCATGGAAGCCATGAGGAACATAAAAAGCGTATTGATACAATAAAAGAAGTTAGAGAAGAGCTAGGGTTACCTGTTGCCATTTTATTAGATACTAAGGGACCTGAAATTCGTACAGGAAATTTTAAAGATGGAGAAGCATTTTTATCAGAGGGAGAATTTTTCACATTAACTACAAGAGACATACTAGGAGATACTACAATAGGTAGCATTACTTACAAAGATCTTCCAAATGATGTGAAGCCTGGTGATACTATTTTGATTGATGATGGTCTAATAGGCTTAGAGGTTTTAGAGATTATTGATGGAACAGATATAAAATGTGTTGTTAGAAATTCAGGAATGGTAAAAAATCATAAGGGTGTAAATGTACCGGGGGTAAAAATTAATCTTCCTGCTATTACTCAAAAGGATATTGATGATATTATCTTTGGTATTCAAAATGGTATAGACTTTATTGCAGCTTCTTTTGTGAGAAAACCTGAAGATGTGCTTGAAATAAGAAAAATATTAGAAGAACATAATGCTAATGACATACAAATTATATCAAAAATTGAAAATCAAGAAGGCGTAGATAATATTGAAAAAATAATTGAAGTTTCTGATGGGATTATGGTTGCAAGGGGAGATTTAGGTGTTGAGATTCCAACAGAACAGGTTCCTCTTGTACAAAAAATGATTATAAAATCATGTAATGGTGTAGGAAAACCAGTAATTACTGCAACACAAATGCTAGATTCTATGATTAGAAATCCAAGACCGACAAGAGCAGAAGTTACAGATGTTGCAAATGCTATATTTGATGGAACAGATGCTATTATGTTATCAGGAGAGACAGCAGCTGGAAAATATCCGATTGAAGCAGTAAGAACTATGGCAAACATAGCAGAAACTACTGAAAAATCGCTAGATTATGAAGCAATTTTAAGAGAAAAAGCAGTAGGAAAAGAAAGAAGCATTACAGATGCAGTAAGTCATGCTACTTGTAGCAGTGCAAAAGATTTAGGAGCTTCAGCAATTATTACAGCAACTGCATCAGGATATACGGCAAGAATGGTATCTAAATTTAGACCAAAAGCACCAATTATTGTTTCAACTACAAGTGAAAAGGTTATGAGAAAACTTGCTGTTACTTGGGGTACTTATCCAATAATTACACAAAAGGGTCATTCTACAGATGAAGTATTTGATCTATCAGTTGAAAGAGCATTAGAAACTGGATATATAAAATGTGGAGATTTGGTTATTATAACAGCAGGAGTACCTGTAGGTGTTGCGGGTACAACAAATACAATAAAAGTTCATATTGCAGGTAAAGTTTTGGCAAAAGGTATGGGTATTGGAAGTAATGCTGCTACAGGAAAAGTATGCGTTGTACGTGATGCTATCGATGCAAAGAATAAGTTTAAAGAAGGAGATATTATTGTAACTGTTGCTACAGATAAAGATATGGTTGAATTTATGGAAAAAGCAGCTGCTATTATAACAGAAGTAGGAGGAATTACTTCTCATGCAGCTATTGTAGGATTAAATATTAAAAAGCCAGTAATTGTTGGAGCAAATGATGCTACAAAACTACTAAAAGATGGAGATGTTGTAACGGTAGATAGTATAAGAGGTCTTGTATACAGTGGGGAAGCAAATGTACTATAATTTAAAAAAACAGCCGGACTTTTAAGTTCGGCTGTTTATGTTTATATGAAAATTGTTTCCACAAAAATAAATGTTGTGGCATAATAGAAATGATGAGATATTTATTGAGGCATAATAAGGAGGAGATAAAGATGTATATAAATGATGGATATGTACGTGTAAGATATGAAGAGACGGACCAAATGGGAGTAGCTTACCATGGAAATTATTATACGTGGTTTGAAGTAGGAAGATCTTCTTTTTTTAGATCTTTAGGATATACTTATGCACAATTAGAGAAAGAAGGAATTATCTTACCTGTTATAGAAAGTCATTGTTTTTATAAATCAGCAGCAAAATATGATGATGAATTATTGATTCGAACAAGAATAAAAAAATTAAAGGGAGTAAGGCTTGAATTTGAATATGAAATTATTAGAAAAGAAGATGAAGCATTACTGGCAAAAGGGACAACAATCCACGCTTTTGTCAACAAAAATTTAAAGCCTGTAAACTGCAAAAAACAAAACCCAAAAGTATGGAGTTTATTAAGGAATTGTTTGGATGAGGTGAAATAGATGCTTGTAAAATTAATACTTTTATTTACAATAGTTCCATTAGTTGAATTAGCTTTATTGTTTAAGCTAAATGCTTATATAGGACTTTTTAGCACATTAGGAATAGTTATTTTTACAGGAGTTTTAGGAGCCTACTTAGCAAAATCACAAGGAAGAGAGATTTTGTTTCGCATACGATATGAAATGAGAGAAGGAAGACTACCTGGGGAAGAGCTAATCAATGGATTATGCGTTCTAGTTGGAGGAGCTATGCTGCTTACTCCTGGAATTTTAACAGATACCCTTGGATTTATTTTAGTAATTCCTATTACAAGAGAGGTTGTGAAAGTATATATAAAAAAGAAATTACGAAAAATGCTAGATGAGGGAAGTATAAATTTTTATTTTAGATGGTAAAAAACAACAATGATAGTTAATTTCAAATGTATTTGAAAAACGTGAAAACGTTTGCTATAATAATAGAAAAAGAAAATTGGGGAATGATTATGGTAACTATTAAAGATATTGCAAAAAAACTAGGTATATCATATACTACAGTTTCTCGTGCTTTAAATGGAAAACCTGGTGTAAGCCAGGAAACGGTAGAGAAGGTTTTAAAAGAAGCACGAAAAATGGGATATCAGCCAAATGCAATTGCAAGAGGATTGGTAAAAAAGTATACCAATACTATTGGATTGGTAATTGCAGATATTACAAATCCATATTATCCGTCAATTGCTAGAGGAGTTGAAGATGCTGCAAGAAAAATTGGATACAATGTATTTTTATGCAATACTAATTATAATAAGGAGAATGAACAAAGTTATTTAAAGACTCTTCAAGAACAAAGAGTTGATGGGATTATTATTAACCCTGCTAAAGACGATTCTCCTAACGTTTATGATTTACAAACACCAATGGTTTTAATTAACAGCCCTTCGTATGGGGGAAATAACAGCACCATAGAAGTAGATAATAAAAGAGGTGGCTTCTTAGCAACAGAGCATTTAATTAAATCAGGATATAAAAGAATAGCATTTATTGGTGGAGATATAGCTTCTTATTCAAATGGAAGAAGATTTGAAGGATATAAGGAGGCATTAAAAGAATATAATTATCCGGTTGACGAATCAATTATTGCCTATGGGAGTTTCAAAACAAAAAGTGGATATGCTATAATTGAGAGGTTATTAAAGTTAGAAAATCCACCTGATGCTGTTTTTGCAGGAAATGATGTGATTGCACTTGGAATATTGCATTATGCACAGGATAAGGGTATAAAGGTTCCTGAAGATTTTGGTGTTGTTGGTTTTGATAATGTAGGTTTTTCTGAACTTCCACAAATTCAGTTAACAACTATTGATCAACCGAAATATTATATAGGGAAACTAGCATTTGAAATATTAATGGAAGAAATAAGAAATAAAGAAGAAAGATTTGTAAAAAAGATTGTTTTGGAACCAGAATTAGTAATTAGAAAAACTACTAGAGGAAAATAAAATTTATTAAACTTCAGTATAACTGGAGTTTTTGTTTTGCGTAATTTTTTAGGAGTTAGCAAACGTTTGCTAGGAAATGTTTATCTATTTATTGATTTTAATACACTTTGAAATAAGCAAATAACAGGAATAAATAAAAATCAATAAAAATAGGTATTGACATAGAATATGGAGTATAGTAATATTATCTTAAAATTAATGCAAACGTTTGCGAGTCCAAAGAAAATTTTTTATAAAGGAGCAGAATGAATATGAAGAAGATCAAAATAGGAGCTGTAGGATTAGGAAGATTAGGGAGAAAACATGCAGAAAATATTGCTTTTAGAATACCAAATGCAGAATTATTAGCTGTATGTAGTGTTATTGAAGAAGAAGTAGCAGAAGTGCAAAAAAGCTGGGGAGTTAAATATGGATATACAGATTATAATGAAATGCTAAAAAATGAAGAGTTAGATGCAATATTTATTGCATCACCATCAGCTCTACATTGCCAGCAAATATCAGATGCATTAGATGCAGGATTCCATGTATTTAGTGAAAAACCACTAGGAACAACATTAGAAGAATGTAAACTAGCAGAAGCAGCAGTAGAAAAACATCCAGATAAAGTATTCATGTTAGGATTCATGAGAAGATATGACCCATCTTATGCATATGCAAAGAAAAAAATAGAAGCAGGAGAGATAGGAAAGCCTATTCTTTTTAGAGGATACAGTCAAGATCCTGAGCATGCAATAGAAGGAGCAATAAAATATGCAGGTCACAGTGGCGGACAATTTATTGATATGGCAGTACATGATATAGACTTAGCAAGATGGTTTTTAGGATCAGAAGCAAAATCAATTTATGCAATCGGAGGATGCTATGCACATCCTGAATTTGGACAATATGATGACGGGGATAACGTTTCCGCGTTAATGCAATTTGAAAATGGAGCAATGGCATTTTTATTTGCAGGAAGAACAGCACCACATGGATACAATGTAGAAACAGAAATTATCGGAACAAAAGGTATTTTAAGAATAGCTTCTGTACCACAAAAGAACTTAGTAGAAATTTTAGATGAACATGGAGTAAGAAAAGAATGTTCACAAGATTTCTTAGAAAGATTTGAACAAGCTTATGTAGATGAAGTACAAGAGTTTGTAAATTGCATAATAGAAAACAGAAAACCAGATGTAACTGTATATGATGGTACAAAATCAACAATTATTGCTTATGCAGCAACAGAATCTTTTAGAGAAAATAAGCTTGTTAGATTATAAAAAAGCTTTCATATTATAAAATAAGTAACCTTAAAAAGTAAATATAAGCTCAAATGCTAAAATTAATGCATTTGAGTTATATATAAAATGTTATAAGGGAGGAATTTATTTATGAAGAAGTTTTTTGCATTATTATTAGTTGTTGTTTTAAGCTTTTCATTACTAGCAGGATGTGCTGGTAAGAAAGAAGAACAAGCAGAAGAAGGAAAAGGTAAGAAAATAAAGGTTGGTGTATCTATTGCAAGCTTTGATGATACTTTCTTAATGTATATGAAGGATGGTATGGAAGAATATGCTAAAAAATTAGGTGGAGAAGTAGAAGCTACTTATGTTGATGCAAAAGATGATGCAATCAAGCAATTAGCACAAGTAGAAAACTTTGTTGCACAAGGAGTAGATGCAATAATTGTTGTACCAGTAAATACAGAAGCAACTGGACCAATGACACAAGCTTGTCAAGAAGCAAATATTCCATTAGTATATGTAAACAGATTACCAGATAATTTACCAGAAGATGTTGTATTTGTTGGTTCTAACTCAATAGATGCAGGAATCTTCCAAATGGAATACTTAGCAGAAAAAATGGGAGGAAAAGGAAACGTTGTTATATTAATGGGTAAATTAGACAATGAAGCAGCAATCAAGAGAACTGAAGGTGTTAAGAAGGTTATAGAAGAAAAATATCCAAACATTAAGGTTACAAAAGAGCAAACAGGTGAATGGTCAAGAGCAAAAGGTATGGCAGTTATGGAAAACTGGTTAGCAAGTGGAGACAAGATTGATGCAGTAGCATCAAACAATGATGATATGGCATTAGGTGCAATTAATGCTATAGAAGCACAAGGAAAACTTGGTGAAATATTAGTAGCTGGAGTAGATGCTACACCAGATGCTTTAGCAGAAATTGATAAAGGAAGATTAGATGCAACTGTATTCCAGGATGCAGAAGGACAAGGTAGCGGAGCTATGGAAGCTGCTGTTAAGAAGGTAAAAGGTGAAAAGGTACAAAATAGAGTTTGGATTCCATTCCAATTAGTAACTCCAGAAAACTATAAAGAATTTATGAAATAAAAGGTTTTAACTTATATAAAGGATATCAATTTTGTTGATATCCTTTATATAAGAAAATTTTAAGAAAAAGAGGTGAAAAAGATGACTAATGATTATATCTTAGAAATGGAAAATATCACAAAAGAATTTCCAGGGGTTTTAGCGCTAGATGATGTACAATTAAAGGTTAGAAGAGGAACTGTACATGCATTAATGGGAGAAAATGGTGCAGGAAAATCTACACTTATGAAAACAGTCATCGGGATCCATCAACCTACTAAAGGTACTATTAAATGGAAGGGTAAAGAGGTTGTTATTGAAAATACAAATCATGCATTGAGTTTAGGAATTTCAATGATTCACCAGGAATTGAGCCCTATACCTTATATGACAGTTGCTGAAAATATATATTTAGGGCGTGAGCCAGTAAATAAGTTTGGACTTGTAGATCACAAAAAAATGGAGAAAGATACAGAAGAATTGCTAAAACGTTTAGACATTGAGATTGATCCTAAAGCAAAAATGGCAGAATTAAGTATTGCCAATACACAAATGGTTGAGATTGCAAAGTCTATATCTTATAATTCAGATTTAATCATTATGGATGAGCCTACATCAGCAATTACTGAAAAAGAAGTAGATAATCTATTTAAAATCATTAATAAACTAAGAAGTGAAGGAGTAGCAATTATATACATTTCTCATAAAATGGATGAGATTTTTAAAATATCAGATGAAATTACAGTTTTTAGAGATGGAAAGTATATTGCTACTGAGTTAGCAGAAAATTTAAATCATGATAAATTAGTTCAGCTAATGGTTGGTAGAGAATTAAAACAAGTTTTCCATAAGGAAGAAGCTGAAATTGGTGATGTAATTCTTGAGGTTAAGAATCTAACAAGAAAAGGATATTTTGAAGATGTAAGCTTCAATGTAAGAAGAGGAGAAATCCTAGGAGTAGCAGGATTAATGGGTTCAGGAAGAACAGAAGTAATGGAATGTATATTTGGGGTAACTCCTAAAGATTCAGGAGAAATCTTTATTAATAATGAAAAGGTTGATATTAAAACACCAGAAGATGCGATTAAGCATAAAATGGCACTCCTTACAGAAGATCGAAAACTAACAGGGCTATATTTAATGCTTTCTGTTGAAGATAATATGATTATTGCAAATATTGATGAATATAAAAAAGGAATATTTTTAGATAAGAAAAAAATTAATGAGGCTTGTGAAGAAGGAATCGAAAAGCTTTCTGTTAAAACACCAAGCAAAGAACAAATTATTGGAAACTTAAGTGGTGGAAATCAACAAAAGGTATTGATTGCAAGATGGCTTTTAACACAGCCAGACATTTTAATATTAGATGAGCCTACAAGGGGAATTGACGTAGGAGCGAAGGCTGAGATTCATAAATTAATGTCAAAACTTGCTCAACAAGGAAAAGCAGTTATTATGATCTCATCAGAGCTTCCAGAAGTACTTGGAATGAGTGATCGAATTATGGTAATGCATGAAGGAAGAAAAACAGGGGAGTTAATGAGAGGAGATGCAACACAAGAAACAATCATGCATTTAGCAACAGGAAAAAAACAATAATTAAAACAGAAGAATTTTAAGTAGAAATGGAAAGGAGCAGGAAAATGAAGGCAAAAACAGAACAGCTTTTTAGGAAATATGGAATATTCTTTATATTTATTGGGATGGTAGTATTAATGTCTATACTTTCTCCAGCGTTTTTAAAGGTTGGAAACTTATTAAACGTAGTAAGACAGATCTCGGTTATAGGACTTATTGCATGTGGTGTAACTATGGTTATCATTACAACAGGAATTGACTTATCTTCAGGATCAGTATTAGCATTATCAGCTGTTGTTGCAGCAAGCTTTGCACAAAGAGCTGATTGGGCATCAAAGATGTATCCAAATATTGATGTTCCATTAATTGTTCCAATCTTAGCAGGAATATTAGTAGGGGTTTTATGTGGTGCTATTGTGGGAATTATCATTGCAAAAACAAAAATTCCTCCATTTATTGCAACACTAGGAATGATGATTGTAGCAAGAGGAGCAGCACTTATCTATAGTGATGGTAGACCAATAAGTAGTTTAAAAAGTTCATATAACTTTATAGGACAAGGAAAAGTATTAGGAATTCCTTTCCCAATTATAGTTTTAGTAGTTATGGCAGCTATTACACATGTATTATTAACAAATACTAAATTTGGTAAGTATGTATATGCTATAGGTGGAAATGAAAATGCAGCTGTTGTTTCAGGAATCAATGTAGATAAATATAAAGTTTTAATATACACTTATGCAGGAATGCTTTCAGGTATGGCAGGTATTGTTTTATCTTCAAGAATCAGTTCAGGTCAGCCAGGACTTGGAGTAGCTTATGAGTTAGATGCTATTGCTTCTGCTGTAATCGGTGGAACAAGTTTAAATGGTGGAATCGGTAAAATAACAGGAACTATAATCGGAGCTTTAATTATTGGAGTTTTAAACAATGGATTAGACTTATTAAATGTATCTGCATATTGGCAACAAATTGTAAAAGGAGTTATTATTGTTGCGGCTGTAATTTTAGATGAAAGAAAAAATCGTGGTAAAAAATAAAGAAAACGTTTGCGTTAATTAAATAATAGATGTATAATAATGTTGAAAGAAATTAAAAAAGGAGGTAAAAGATGAACAATTTGGAATTCAAAGAGCAAAGAGCCATGGATTTCATTGCCATTGGAAGACTTTGTATAGATTTAAATGCAAATGAAATCAATAGGCCAATGGAAGAAACCATGACCTTTACAAAGTATCTTGGCGGTTCTCCTGCAAATATAGCAGTAGCAATGTCAAGACTAGGAATGAAAACAGGCTTTATTGGGCGTGTTGCAGATGATCAAATGGGTAGATATATTGTAGACTACTTAAAGAAAAGTGATATAGATACATCTAATGTGATTACGGATAAGTCTGGAAGTGTAACAGGACTTGCATTTACAGAAATTAAAAGTCCGACAGATTGTAGCATTTTAATGTATCGTGATAATGTGGCAGATTTAAAGCTTGAGCCAACAGACGTAAATGAAGAATATATTAAAAATGCAAAGGCTATATTAATTTCAGGTACAGCACTAGCTAAAAGTCCGTCAAGAGAAGCTGTGTTTTTAGCACTTGACTATGCTAGAAAGCATGGTACAGTAGTATTCTTTGATATTGATTATCGTCCATATACTTGGAAATCAGTAGAGGAGACAAGCATATATTATAATCTAGCAGCAGAAAAGTGTGATGTGATTATTGGAACAAGAGAAGAGTTTGACATGATGGAAATGTTGACAATGAAAGGAAATAAAGACGATCACGTTACAGCACAAAAATGGTTTGATTTCAATGCAAAGATTGTTGTAATCAAGCATGGAAAAGAAGGATCTATTGCTTATACAAAAGAAGGCGAAGAAGTTGTAGGTGCGGTATTCCCTGTAACGCCTCTTAAGACATTTGGAGCTGGAGATTCATATGCTGGAGCATTTATATATGGATTAATGCAAGGCTGGGATATAGGAAAAGCAATGGAATTTGGCGCAGGATCAGCAGCTATTGTAGTTTCAAGTCATAGTTGTTCAGATGCAATGCCAACAGCAGAGAAGATACAAGAATTTATAGATAACTACCAAAAATAAATTTTATTTTTTTTAAAATCATCGCAAACGTTTGCGAAAAAATTAACAAAATAGCAAACATATTATGACAAAGATTTACTAAAAATATGAATGGCGTTTTTTAGTTAAATAATACGACTCATAAAATTATAGCAAGGAGGAGTTAAAATGAGTATAAATGCAAAAGAATATGTATCAAATCTTATTGAGAGAGCAAGAAAAGCACAAGCAATAGCAGATACTTTCACACAAGAGAAAGTAGATGAATTATGTACTGCAATTGCATGGAACATTGTAAAACCTGAAAATGCGGAAAAAATTGCAGAAATGGCTGTCGAAGAATCTGGATTAGGAAATTATGAAGGAAAATATGCAAAGCTTATGACAAAAATTCGCGGTGGGCTTCGCGATATGAAAGGACAAAAATCCGTAGGTGTAATTGAGCGTGATGATGAAAAGAAAATAATCAAAATTGCGAAACCTGTTGGAGTTGTTGCAGCATTAGTACCTTGTACAAATCCTGAAGCAACACCAGTTCTAAAGTCTATGTTTGCAATCAAAGGTAGAAATGCAATTATTTTAGCTCCACATCCAAGAACTAAAAAAACAAATACTTACATTGTAAATATTATGCGTGAGACTCTTAAAAAGTTTGGAGCACCAGAAGATTTAATTATCCCTGTTGAGCCAGAGTATGTATCAATGGATGTAAGTGGAGAGCTTATGAAGCAAGCTGACTTAGTATTAGCTACTGGTGGTGGCGGAATGGTTAAAGCTGCTTATAGTTCAGGTACACCTGCATATGGTGTTGGTCAAGGAAATGCTGTTACAGTAGTAGATGAAACAGTAGATTTAAAAGAAACAGCAAATAAAATTATGAGAAGTAAAACATTTGACTTTGCAACAAGCTGTTCTACAGAAAATTCATGTGTAGTACAAGAGGATATCTATGATGATTTCGTAAAAGCTATGGAAGCAGAGGGTGGATATTTAGTATCACCAGAAGAAAAAGAAAAACTTCAAAAAGCTATGTGGCATGATGGACACTTAAGTTCAGCAATCGTTGCTCAAGCACCTGAAGTAATTGCTAAAGAAGCAGGAATTGAATTACCAGAAGGAAAAACTTTCTTTATGGTAGAAGAAACAGGAATTGGACCAGATTATCCATTCTCTGGAGAAAAATTATCTGTTGTAACAACACTTTTCAAATATAAAGAATTTGAAGAAGCAATTGAAAAGGTAAATGCTATTACTTCATACCATGGAAGAGGTCACTCTTGTGGAATTCACTCTAATAATGAAGATAGAATTTTAGCATTAGCTTTAAATACAAAAACAAGCCGTGTAATGGTAAGACAACCACAATGTCTAGCAAACAGTGGAGCATGGACAAATGGTATGCCAATGACTCTAACTCTTGGCTGTGGTACATGGGGAGGCAACATTGCTTCAGAAAATATTACTTGGAAACACTTAATCAATGTAACTTGGGTATCTGCTCCAATTGAATCTACTCAGCCAACTGATGAAGAATTATTTGGCGATATTATGAATAAATAGGAGACATATTATGCTAGTAAATTTAAAGGAAGCTTTAAAAGGAGTGGCAAAATCTGATTTTGCCATTCCTGGATTTAATGTATTCGGATATGAAGATGCTGTAGCTGTAGTTCGTGCAGCAGAAGAGTTGGATGCCCCGGTAATACTTATGACAAACAAGGTAGCTGTAAATCATATGCCTATAGAGATTTTGGCAAAAATATTATGTGCTGTTGCAGAAGATGCAAAGGTGCCTGTATGTGTACATCTAGATCATGCAACAGAGTTTGAGGTGGTAGCTAGAGCTATTAAAGCAGGATATACATCTGTTATGTATGATGGTTCTCAATTACCTTTTGAAGAAAATATTAAAAACACAAGAGAAATCGTAAGATTAGCACATGCATGTAATGTATCAGTAGAAGCAGAAATTGGAGCAGTAGGATATAGCGATCCATCTCTTAAAGTGAAAGCAAGATATACAGAGCCAGAGGAAGCAAAAATATTTGCTGAAAAGACAGGGGTAGATGCTTTAGCAGTAGCTATTGGAACCCTTCATAGAATGGAAACCCAAGATGCAGTAATTCAGTATGATAGATTAGAAGCAATTGAAAAATTAACAGATGTACCTTTAGTTATCCATGGATCAACAGGGGTTAAAGATGAAGATTTAAAGAAACTTTCTAGATACAATGTAGCTAAAGTAAATATTGGAACAGCCCTTAGAATGGTATTTGGAAATACAATGAGAGAAGAGATGAATAAAAATCCAAATGAATTTGATAGAATTGTGTTATTCCAAAAGCCTATGGTTGAGGTACAAAAAGAAGCTAAAAAGAAAATGGAATTATTAGGAATCGGTAAAAAGTAAAGGAAGGAGTCTTCACATGAGAATTAGACAAGCAGAGCCTTTCAAATACGGATATAACAGTATTACAGAGATGAATGGAAAACATAGCAATATGTTAATGGATTTTGGTATTTTAAAAATGAAAAAAGATGATGTGCAAACTTCAAGTGAAAACTTAGAAAGAGCATATTTATTAATCCATGGAGAAGTTACATTAGAGTGGGAAGGCAATAAAGTAACTGCTAAGAGAGAAGACTGCTTTTCAGAAGATCCTTATTGTCTTCATGTACCATCTAATGTA includes:
- a CDS encoding acyl-CoA thioesterase — its product is MYINDGYVRVRYEETDQMGVAYHGNYYTWFEVGRSSFFRSLGYTYAQLEKEGIILPVIESHCFYKSAAKYDDELLIRTRIKKLKGVRLEFEYEIIRKEDEALLAKGTTIHAFVNKNLKPVNCKKQNPKVWSLLRNCLDEVK
- the pyk gene encoding pyruvate kinase, giving the protein MRKTKIVCTIGPASENKETLMELMKSGMNVTRLNFSHGSHEEHKKRIDTIKEVREELGLPVAILLDTKGPEIRTGNFKDGEAFLSEGEFFTLTTRDILGDTTIGSITYKDLPNDVKPGDTILIDDGLIGLEVLEIIDGTDIKCVVRNSGMVKNHKGVNVPGVKINLPAITQKDIDDIIFGIQNGIDFIAASFVRKPEDVLEIRKILEEHNANDIQIISKIENQEGVDNIEKIIEVSDGIMVARGDLGVEIPTEQVPLVQKMIIKSCNGVGKPVITATQMLDSMIRNPRPTRAEVTDVANAIFDGTDAIMLSGETAAGKYPIEAVRTMANIAETTEKSLDYEAILREKAVGKERSITDAVSHATCSSAKDLGASAIITATASGYTARMVSKFRPKAPIIVSTTSEKVMRKLAVTWGTYPIITQKGHSTDEVFDLSVERALETGYIKCGDLVIITAGVPVGVAGTTNTIKVHIAGKVLAKGMGIGSNAATGKVCVVRDAIDAKNKFKEGDIIVTVATDKDMVEFMEKAAAIITEVGGITSHAAIVGLNIKKPVIVGANDATKLLKDGDVVTVDSIRGLVYSGEANVL
- a CDS encoding LacI family DNA-binding transcriptional regulator, whose protein sequence is MVTIKDIAKKLGISYTTVSRALNGKPGVSQETVEKVLKEARKMGYQPNAIARGLVKKYTNTIGLVIADITNPYYPSIARGVEDAARKIGYNVFLCNTNYNKENEQSYLKTLQEQRVDGIIINPAKDDSPNVYDLQTPMVLINSPSYGGNNSTIEVDNKRGGFLATEHLIKSGYKRIAFIGGDIASYSNGRRFEGYKEALKEYNYPVDESIIAYGSFKTKSGYAIIERLLKLENPPDAVFAGNDVIALGILHYAQDKGIKVPEDFGVVGFDNVGFSELPQIQLTTIDQPKYYIGKLAFEILMEEIRNKEERFVKKIVLEPELVIRKTTRGK
- a CDS encoding ABC transporter permease, giving the protein MKAKTEQLFRKYGIFFIFIGMVVLMSILSPAFLKVGNLLNVVRQISVIGLIACGVTMVIITTGIDLSSGSVLALSAVVAASFAQRADWASKMYPNIDVPLIVPILAGILVGVLCGAIVGIIIAKTKIPPFIATLGMMIVARGAALIYSDGRPISSLKSSYNFIGQGKVLGIPFPIIVLVVMAAITHVLLTNTKFGKYVYAIGGNENAAVVSGINVDKYKVLIYTYAGMLSGMAGIVLSSRISSGQPGLGVAYELDAIASAVIGGTSLNGGIGKITGTIIGALIIGVLNNGLDLLNVSAYWQQIVKGVIIVAAVILDERKNRGKK
- a CDS encoding sugar ABC transporter substrate-binding protein; its protein translation is MKKFFALLLVVVLSFSLLAGCAGKKEEQAEEGKGKKIKVGVSIASFDDTFLMYMKDGMEEYAKKLGGEVEATYVDAKDDAIKQLAQVENFVAQGVDAIIVVPVNTEATGPMTQACQEANIPLVYVNRLPDNLPEDVVFVGSNSIDAGIFQMEYLAEKMGGKGNVVILMGKLDNEAAIKRTEGVKKVIEEKYPNIKVTKEQTGEWSRAKGMAVMENWLASGDKIDAVASNNDDMALGAINAIEAQGKLGEILVAGVDATPDALAEIDKGRLDATVFQDAEGQGSGAMEAAVKKVKGEKVQNRVWIPFQLVTPENYKEFMK
- a CDS encoding sugar ABC transporter ATP-binding protein → MTNDYILEMENITKEFPGVLALDDVQLKVRRGTVHALMGENGAGKSTLMKTVIGIHQPTKGTIKWKGKEVVIENTNHALSLGISMIHQELSPIPYMTVAENIYLGREPVNKFGLVDHKKMEKDTEELLKRLDIEIDPKAKMAELSIANTQMVEIAKSISYNSDLIIMDEPTSAITEKEVDNLFKIINKLRSEGVAIIYISHKMDEIFKISDEITVFRDGKYIATELAENLNHDKLVQLMVGRELKQVFHKEEAEIGDVILEVKNLTRKGYFEDVSFNVRRGEILGVAGLMGSGRTEVMECIFGVTPKDSGEIFINNEKVDIKTPEDAIKHKMALLTEDRKLTGLYLMLSVEDNMIIANIDEYKKGIFLDKKKINEACEEGIEKLSVKTPSKEQIIGNLSGGNQQKVLIARWLLTQPDILILDEPTRGIDVGAKAEIHKLMSKLAQQGKAVIMISSELPEVLGMSDRIMVMHEGRKTGELMRGDATQETIMHLATGKKQ
- a CDS encoding FxsA family protein, coding for MLVKLILLFTIVPLVELALLFKLNAYIGLFSTLGIVIFTGVLGAYLAKSQGREILFRIRYEMREGRLPGEELINGLCVLVGGAMLLTPGILTDTLGFILVIPITREVVKVYIKKKLRKMLDEGSINFYFRW
- the iolG gene encoding inositol 2-dehydrogenase, whose amino-acid sequence is MKKIKIGAVGLGRLGRKHAENIAFRIPNAELLAVCSVIEEEVAEVQKSWGVKYGYTDYNEMLKNEELDAIFIASPSALHCQQISDALDAGFHVFSEKPLGTTLEECKLAEAAVEKHPDKVFMLGFMRRYDPSYAYAKKKIEAGEIGKPILFRGYSQDPEHAIEGAIKYAGHSGGQFIDMAVHDIDLARWFLGSEAKSIYAIGGCYAHPEFGQYDDGDNVSALMQFENGAMAFLFAGRTAPHGYNVETEIIGTKGILRIASVPQKNLVEILDEHGVRKECSQDFLERFEQAYVDEVQEFVNCIIENRKPDVTVYDGTKSTIIAYAATESFRENKLVRL